Proteins encoded in a region of the Streptomyces akebiae genome:
- a CDS encoding exo-rhamnogalacturonan lyase family protein, which produces MSPIDRRSLLKAAAVAGAAAQFSWALGSSNAQAAPGAEAAEADPVTLDWLEDGGLGAAPGSTVGVPWPKGAYEKEQSFSLRDADGKDIPVQSWPIGYWPDGSVKWTAHAVGAGAGSGKLTLAAGTPVAPEKKVTVDKSGGTIDVSTGVITATIGKSGSTLVKSVRRGSTEIAHTGRLVLLRQPEIEDGDQGTEKYERFESVIDEVEVEQEGPVRAVVRIDGKHRKGSRSWLPFSIRLYFYAGAESFRMVHTITFDGTQEPGKASGDFIRGIGVRFKVPMRDAAYDRHIRIGGEGTGLLREAVKGITGLRRDPGAAVRTAQFEGKKLPDPSTWDQRVTTRLQYIPEWGDYTLSQLSADGFGVRKRTKKGHGWIPAGGGRRASGFGYVGGASGGFAFGLRDFWEKFPAQLDIRDAHTDTAEITLWLWSPEAQPMDLRFYHDGMGQDTYPEQLEGLNITYEDYEPGFGTPYGIARTSELLFWAHESTPGAEDMAKQVEAVRTPAQLAAPPKQLIKAGVFGKLFSEPDRSTAAKAKIEDHLDFLFTYYKDQVEMRRWYGFWDYGDIMHSYDPSRHQWCYDVGGYAWDNSELSPDLWLWFAYMRSGRADIFRFAEAMTRHTGEVDVYHLGKWAGLGTRHGVQHYADSAKQQRIANTTYRRYYYFLTADERVGDLMHANVDSDETFLVLDPIRKIRTEPYTPDRNALSIGFGTDWSGLVSAWLTEWERRGPKWEKAKARVLSTMETIAAQPNGFVQGTGLYDLDTGKFAVADKPVVGVSHLSAMFGLVEMCAELLDQIEMPKFKEAWLDYCRYFNATRAEQTARYGSHFGTLLLFQGHSRQDAYAAVQLKDDKLAARAWRQFYNSADTWDYKESTDWSTKKIEGPTALVPGSEAAWVSTNATALYGLAAIQNLALVGDKMP; this is translated from the coding sequence ATGTCCCCCATCGACCGCAGGTCCCTTCTCAAGGCGGCCGCCGTCGCAGGAGCCGCAGCGCAGTTCAGCTGGGCGCTAGGGAGTTCGAACGCGCAGGCCGCGCCCGGAGCCGAGGCCGCGGAGGCGGACCCGGTGACCCTGGACTGGCTGGAGGACGGCGGACTCGGCGCCGCTCCCGGTTCGACCGTGGGTGTGCCGTGGCCGAAGGGCGCCTACGAGAAGGAACAGTCGTTCTCTTTGAGGGACGCGGACGGCAAGGACATCCCGGTCCAGTCCTGGCCGATCGGCTACTGGCCGGACGGCTCCGTGAAGTGGACCGCGCACGCGGTGGGCGCGGGCGCCGGCTCCGGCAAGCTCACCCTCGCCGCCGGCACGCCGGTCGCGCCGGAGAAGAAGGTCACCGTCGACAAGAGCGGCGGCACCATCGACGTCTCGACCGGCGTCATCACCGCCACGATCGGCAAGTCCGGCTCCACCCTCGTGAAGTCCGTACGGCGCGGCTCCACCGAGATCGCCCACACCGGTCGGCTGGTACTGCTCCGCCAGCCCGAGATCGAGGACGGCGACCAGGGCACCGAGAAGTACGAGCGCTTCGAGAGCGTCATCGACGAGGTCGAGGTCGAGCAGGAGGGCCCGGTCCGCGCGGTCGTCCGCATCGACGGCAAGCACCGCAAGGGAAGCCGCAGTTGGCTGCCCTTCTCGATCCGCCTCTACTTCTACGCGGGCGCCGAGTCCTTCCGCATGGTGCACACCATCACCTTCGACGGCACCCAGGAACCCGGAAAGGCCAGCGGCGACTTCATCCGAGGCATCGGCGTCCGCTTCAAGGTCCCGATGCGCGACGCCGCCTACGACCGCCACATCCGCATCGGCGGCGAGGGCACCGGTCTGCTGCGCGAGGCCGTCAAGGGCATCACCGGACTGCGCCGCGATCCCGGCGCGGCCGTGCGGACCGCCCAGTTCGAGGGCAAGAAGCTGCCCGACCCCTCGACGTGGGACCAGCGGGTCACCACCCGCCTGCAGTACATCCCCGAGTGGGGCGACTACACGCTCTCGCAGCTGTCCGCCGACGGCTTCGGTGTCCGCAAGCGCACCAAGAAGGGCCATGGCTGGATCCCGGCAGGCGGCGGCCGCAGGGCGAGCGGCTTCGGGTACGTCGGCGGCGCCTCCGGCGGGTTCGCCTTCGGCCTGCGTGACTTCTGGGAGAAGTTCCCCGCGCAGCTCGACATCCGCGACGCCCACACCGACACCGCCGAGATCACCCTCTGGCTCTGGTCGCCCGAGGCGCAGCCCATGGACCTGCGCTTCTACCACGACGGCATGGGCCAGGACACCTATCCCGAGCAGCTCGAAGGCCTCAACATCACCTACGAGGACTACGAGCCGGGGTTCGGCACCCCCTACGGCATCGCCCGCACCAGCGAACTGCTCTTCTGGGCCCACGAGTCCACGCCCGGCGCCGAGGACATGGCCAAGCAGGTCGAGGCCGTCCGCACGCCCGCGCAGCTCGCCGCCCCGCCCAAGCAGCTCATCAAGGCGGGCGTCTTCGGCAAGCTGTTCTCCGAGCCCGACCGGTCCACCGCCGCCAAGGCGAAGATCGAGGACCACCTCGACTTCCTCTTCACCTACTACAAGGACCAGGTGGAGATGCGCCGGTGGTACGGCTTCTGGGACTACGGCGACATCATGCACAGCTACGACCCCAGCCGTCACCAGTGGTGCTACGACGTCGGCGGCTACGCCTGGGACAACTCCGAGCTCTCGCCCGACCTGTGGCTGTGGTTCGCGTACATGCGCTCCGGGCGCGCCGACATCTTCCGCTTCGCCGAGGCCATGACCCGCCACACCGGCGAGGTCGACGTGTACCACCTGGGGAAGTGGGCGGGCCTCGGCACCCGCCACGGTGTCCAGCACTACGCCGACAGCGCCAAGCAGCAGCGGATCGCCAACACCACCTACCGCCGCTACTACTACTTCCTCACCGCCGACGAACGCGTCGGCGACCTCATGCACGCCAACGTCGACTCCGACGAGACGTTCCTCGTCCTCGACCCCATCCGCAAGATCCGCACCGAGCCCTACACCCCCGACCGCAACGCCCTGTCGATCGGCTTCGGCACCGACTGGTCGGGGCTGGTGTCGGCGTGGCTGACCGAGTGGGAGCGGCGCGGACCCAAGTGGGAGAAGGCCAAGGCCCGCGTGCTGTCGACCATGGAGACGATCGCGGCCCAGCCCAACGGATTCGTCCAGGGCACCGGCCTCTACGACCTGGACACGGGCAAGTTCGCCGTCGCGGACAAGCCCGTGGTGGGGGTCTCGCACCTGTCGGCGATGTTCGGCCTGGTCGAGATGTGCGCGGAGCTCCTCGACCAGATCGAGATGCCCAAGTTCAAGGAGGCGTGGCTCGACTACTGCCGCTACTTCAACGCCACGAGGGCCGAGCAGACCGCCCGTTACGGCTCCCACTTCGGGACCCTGCTGCTCTTCCAGGGCCACTCGCGGCAGGACGCGTACGCCGCCGTGCAGTTGAAGGACGACAAGCTGGCGGCCCGCGCGTGGCGGCAGTTCTACAACAGTGCCGACACCTGGGACTACAAGGAGTCGACCGACTGGTCCACGAAGAAGATCGAGGGCCCGACGGCGCTCGTGCCGGGCAGCGAGGCGGCATGGGTGTCCACCAACGCGACCGCGCTGTACGGGTTGGCGGCCATCCAGAACCTGGCGCTCGTGGGCGACAAGATGCCCTGA
- a CDS encoding SCO7613 C-terminal domain-containing membrane protein, with the protein MTSFPSPAEELRVLDAELRHLDARRAFLLSRRAWLVSALYAAAPGPTPAAPPVRRPEATAPRVQNVLLILGGVLLTVAAIAFTLVSWGHMGIAGRALVLGAVTVAALGAPVLLLRRGLRSTAEAVAGLGLALTVLDAYALHEVAFTGADGTGYAAAAAAVLATVWAAYGLGLGALPTGAAESGSTVPRTALGLPLPLALGAAQLPLLLWSFAVNASVETVTAVLLVTAAADTAIALRVSLVPVRIVAVVGAAGWGALGVSAAGWLSWAATGPSAAARAAALLALAAVIALTTAWLAPKPALALGTALTGGLLVVTGLGGIARAVLPEMWTVPAHLLCGLALLTAVRVQAPEPVRRGLVHASAVVQGLALATTVPVVTIALLGPVSLLERIWSGPPADARAAVTLDAPWPPNTATVPLVLAAVAGVLALTGRTAPWRTPALVGASVLTWATVLVLPAVLELPYAAGLMAQGLLLVVTLALAGLARSAAPERPQPSTAADRLRSPLPLTGTLLALVTSVSLVLHSLATEPATLIALATSTVLFAAAAWRTDLGVLAAPASLVHATALTCAIGASAGWEPQHTALLVLTVPAIAALVATRLDDSPMTIPVEATGAAAGLLAIALSSVHPPLLALTLALCGVIVTGRAVRPDRRHLGHLAAALFVTASWVRLAVWEVGSPEAYTLPVTLPALLVGRLRRRRDVTVSSWTAYGPGLAVTLVPSLFAAWGDTHWLRPLLLGVAALTVTLLGARHRLQAPLLLGGATLALVALHELAPYIAQVVDALPRWVPPALAGLALLAAGATYEQRLRDARRMRNLLGKLS; encoded by the coding sequence ATGACGTCCTTTCCGTCCCCTGCCGAGGAGTTGCGGGTCCTCGACGCCGAGCTGCGGCACCTCGACGCCCGCCGCGCCTTCCTGCTGAGCCGCCGCGCGTGGCTGGTCAGCGCCCTGTACGCCGCCGCGCCCGGGCCCACGCCCGCCGCACCGCCGGTACGGCGCCCGGAGGCGACCGCACCCCGCGTCCAGAACGTGCTGCTGATCCTCGGGGGCGTCCTGCTGACCGTCGCGGCGATCGCGTTCACGCTGGTCAGCTGGGGGCACATGGGCATCGCGGGTCGGGCGCTGGTGCTCGGCGCGGTCACGGTGGCCGCGCTCGGCGCTCCCGTGCTCCTCCTCCGACGCGGCCTGCGTTCGACGGCCGAGGCGGTGGCGGGCCTGGGCCTCGCCCTGACCGTCCTGGACGCGTACGCCCTGCACGAGGTCGCCTTCACGGGGGCGGACGGCACGGGGTACGCGGCGGCCGCGGCGGCGGTGCTCGCGACGGTGTGGGCGGCGTACGGGCTGGGGCTCGGCGCGCTGCCGACCGGGGCGGCGGAGTCCGGCTCGACGGTGCCCCGCACCGCCCTGGGCCTGCCGCTTCCCCTCGCGCTGGGCGCCGCGCAACTCCCGCTCCTCCTCTGGTCGTTCGCGGTGAACGCGAGTGTGGAGACGGTCACGGCCGTGCTGCTGGTGACAGCGGCGGCCGACACCGCGATCGCGCTCCGGGTGTCCCTCGTGCCGGTACGGATCGTCGCCGTGGTCGGCGCGGCCGGCTGGGGTGCCTTGGGCGTGTCGGCGGCCGGGTGGCTCTCGTGGGCCGCCACCGGCCCGAGCGCCGCCGCCCGTGCGGCGGCGCTCCTCGCCCTCGCGGCGGTGATCGCCCTCACGACCGCCTGGCTCGCCCCGAAGCCCGCCCTGGCCCTCGGCACCGCCCTCACCGGCGGGCTTCTCGTGGTGACGGGCCTCGGCGGCATCGCCCGCGCGGTCCTGCCCGAGATGTGGACGGTCCCGGCCCATCTCCTCTGCGGGCTCGCCCTGTTGACAGCCGTACGGGTACAGGCCCCCGAGCCCGTACGGCGCGGTCTCGTCCACGCCTCCGCCGTGGTCCAGGGCCTCGCGCTGGCCACCACGGTGCCGGTGGTGACGATCGCGCTGCTGGGCCCGGTCAGCCTGCTGGAGCGGATCTGGTCCGGCCCGCCCGCGGACGCCCGCGCCGCGGTGACGCTCGACGCTCCGTGGCCCCCGAACACGGCGACCGTCCCCCTCGTGCTCGCCGCCGTCGCCGGAGTGCTGGCCCTGACCGGACGCACCGCCCCGTGGCGGACCCCGGCACTGGTCGGCGCCTCGGTCCTCACCTGGGCGACGGTCCTGGTCCTCCCCGCGGTCCTGGAACTGCCGTACGCGGCCGGGCTGATGGCCCAGGGGCTCCTGCTGGTGGTCACCCTGGCCCTCGCCGGGCTCGCACGGTCGGCGGCGCCCGAGCGGCCTCAGCCGTCCACGGCGGCCGACCGCCTTCGGTCGCCTCTGCCGCTCACCGGCACCCTTCTGGCCCTGGTCACCTCCGTGAGCCTGGTCCTGCACTCCCTGGCCACCGAACCCGCGACCCTCATCGCCCTCGCGACCTCGACCGTCCTGTTCGCGGCGGCGGCGTGGCGCACCGACCTCGGCGTCCTCGCAGCGCCCGCCTCGCTCGTCCATGCCACGGCCCTGACCTGCGCGATCGGCGCGTCCGCCGGCTGGGAGCCACAGCACACCGCCCTGCTCGTCCTGACCGTCCCGGCGATCGCGGCCCTGGTCGCGACACGCCTCGACGACTCGCCCATGACGATCCCGGTCGAGGCGACCGGCGCCGCGGCCGGCCTTCTGGCCATCGCCCTCTCGTCCGTACACCCGCCGCTGCTGGCCCTCACCCTCGCGCTGTGCGGAGTGATCGTCACGGGCCGAGCCGTACGACCGGACCGCCGTCACCTCGGCCATCTGGCCGCCGCGCTCTTCGTGACGGCGTCCTGGGTGCGGCTGGCGGTCTGGGAGGTCGGCTCACCGGAGGCGTACACCCTGCCGGTGACCCTCCCCGCCCTGCTCGTCGGCCGACTGCGCCGGCGCCGGGACGTGACGGTCTCGTCCTGGACGGCGTACGGCCCGGGACTCGCCGTCACGCTCGTCCCGAGCCTCTTCGCGGCCTGGGGCGACACCCACTGGCTCCGTCCCCTGCTGCTGGGCGTCGCCGCCCTGACCGTCACCCTGCTGGGCGCCCGCCACCGCCTCCAGGCCCCGCTGCTCCTCGGCGGCGCCACCCTCGCCCTGGTCGCCCTGCACGAACTGGCCCCCTACATCGCCCAGGTCGTGGACGCCCTCCCCCGTTGGGTACCTCCCGCACTCGCCGGTCTTGCCCTGCTCGCGGCGGGTGCCACCTACGAACAGCGCTTGCGCGACGCACGCCGCATGCGGAACCTCCTGGGCAAGCTCAGCTGA
- a CDS encoding SRPBCC family protein, whose product MDWCHYRFRSHWNLPARPTAVYDVLQRADDYPHWWPQVREVTRIDDTTGTVRIRSVLPYDLAFTAREVRRDRVAGVLEIEMTGDLDGWARWTLTAAGTGTLARYDQEVEVCKNLLRRLAVPGRPVFRANHALMMRAGRRGLTAYLTADGQAV is encoded by the coding sequence ATGGACTGGTGCCACTACCGCTTCCGCAGCCACTGGAACCTCCCCGCTCGCCCCACCGCCGTGTACGACGTGCTCCAGCGCGCCGACGACTACCCGCACTGGTGGCCGCAGGTCCGCGAGGTGACCCGGATCGACGACACCACCGGCACCGTCCGGATCCGCTCGGTCCTTCCGTACGACCTCGCCTTCACCGCGCGCGAGGTGCGGCGCGACCGGGTGGCCGGCGTCCTGGAGATCGAGATGACCGGTGACCTGGACGGCTGGGCCCGCTGGACGCTCACCGCCGCCGGGACCGGCACGCTCGCCCGGTACGACCAGGAGGTCGAGGTCTGCAAGAACCTGCTGCGACGGCTCGCCGTACCGGGGCGGCCCGTGTTCCGCGCCAACCACGCGCTGATGATGCGGGCGGGACGGCGAGGACTCACCGCGTACCTCACGGCGGATGGCCAAGCGGTTTGA
- a CDS encoding 3'-5' exonuclease: protein MTCWYEGPLAAFDTETTGVDVETDRIVSAAVVVQDAPGTRPRVTRWLVNPGVPVPAAATAVHGLTDERLQRDGRWPAPVMEEIARALAEQAVRGRPLVVMNAPFDLTLLDRELRRHRASSLDHWFETTPLRVLDPRVLDKHLDRYRKGRRTLTDLCAHYEVSLDGAHDAAADAQAAMDVVRAVGHRFATRLARLSPAELHTLQAVWHAAQARGLQAWFARSGTEESVDPAWPLRPDLPAAAA, encoded by the coding sequence ATGACGTGTTGGTACGAGGGGCCCTTGGCGGCGTTCGACACGGAGACCACGGGCGTGGACGTCGAGACCGACCGGATCGTGTCGGCCGCCGTCGTCGTCCAGGACGCGCCCGGCACCCGCCCCCGGGTGACCCGGTGGCTGGTGAACCCGGGCGTGCCGGTGCCCGCCGCGGCGACGGCGGTGCACGGGCTGACGGACGAGCGGTTGCAGCGCGACGGCCGTTGGCCGGCGCCGGTGATGGAGGAGATAGCCAGGGCGCTGGCCGAGCAGGCGGTGCGCGGCCGTCCGCTGGTGGTGATGAACGCGCCGTTCGATCTGACCCTGCTGGACCGCGAGTTGCGACGGCATCGCGCCTCGTCGCTGGACCACTGGTTCGAGACGACTCCGTTGCGGGTCCTCGACCCGCGGGTCCTGGACAAGCATCTGGACCGCTATCGCAAGGGTCGGCGCACGCTCACCGATCTGTGCGCGCACTACGAGGTGTCGCTGGACGGCGCGCACGACGCGGCGGCCGACGCGCAGGCGGCGATGGACGTCGTACGCGCGGTGGGTCACCGTTTCGCGACCCGGCTCGCCCGCCTCTCCCCCGCCGAACTGCACACTCTGCAGGCCGTCTGGCACGCGGCCCAGGCCCGCGGTCTGCAGGCCTGGTTCGCCCGCAGCGGCACGGAGGAGTCGGTGGACCCGGCATGGCCGTTGCGCCCGGACCTGCCGGCCGCCGCGGCATGA
- a CDS encoding DUF4365 domain-containing protein translates to MAIAQPERGGLLPEHAAPVRGSLATTACMETLQVGYLHAVAAAAGCSLSQPFPDNGIDWHVSHGSPGHTVDDEVTIKVQLKATYQLAPDPPGRFFSFTLDNEHLAKLARTPVSVHKILVVMIVPRSQEQWLRAGHDRLDLRHCCYWTNLAGHPITGRRRTTVRVPTSRIFDDRALCEIMTRVGTGGRP, encoded by the coding sequence ATGGCCATTGCGCAGCCCGAGCGGGGCGGGCTGCTGCCCGAGCACGCGGCACCGGTCCGCGGCTCCCTCGCCACCACCGCCTGCATGGAGACCCTGCAGGTGGGATATCTGCACGCGGTGGCTGCCGCGGCCGGCTGCTCGCTGTCCCAGCCCTTTCCGGACAACGGCATCGACTGGCACGTCAGTCACGGCTCGCCCGGTCACACCGTCGACGACGAGGTGACCATCAAGGTGCAGCTCAAGGCCACCTACCAGCTGGCGCCGGACCCCCCGGGCCGCTTCTTCTCCTTCACCCTCGACAACGAGCATCTGGCGAAGCTCGCCCGCACCCCCGTCTCGGTGCACAAGATCCTGGTCGTGATGATCGTCCCCAGGTCGCAGGAGCAGTGGCTGCGGGCCGGCCACGACCGGCTCGACCTGCGGCACTGCTGCTACTGGACCAATCTCGCCGGACACCCGATCACCGGTCGGCGCCGCACCACCGTGCGCGTCCCGACCTCGCGCATCTTCGACGACCGTGCGCTCTGCGAGATCATGACGCGGGTCGGAACGGGAGGCAGACCGTGA
- the thrS gene encoding threonine--tRNA ligase, protein MSDVRVIIQRDSEREERVVTTGTTAADLFAGERTIVAARVAGELKDLAYEVKDGETVESVEISSEDGLNILRHSTAHVMAQAVQELFPEAKLGIGPPVRDGFYYDFDVEKPFTPEDLKAIEKKMQEIQKRGQRFSRRVVSDEAAREELANEPYKLELIGLKGSASSDDGADVEVGAGELTIYDNLDAKTGDLCWKDLCRGPHLPTTRNIPAFKLMRNAAAYWRGSEKNPMLQRIYGTAWPSKEELKAHLDFLAEAEKRDHRKLGNELDLFSIPDEIGSGLAVFHPKGGIIRRVMEDYSRRRHEEEGYEFVYTPHATKGKLFEVSGHLDWYADGMYPPMQLDEGVDYYLKPMNCPMHNLIFDARGRSYRELPLRLFEFGTVYRYEKSGVVHGLTRARGFTQDDAHIYCTREQMADELDKTLTFVLNLLRDYGLTDFYLELSTKDPEKFVGSDEAWEEATETLRQVAEKQGLPLVPDPGGAAFYGPKISVQAKDAIGRTWQMSTVQLDFNLPERFDLEYTGPDGSKQRPVMIHRALFGSIERFFAVLLEHYAGAFPAWLAPVQAVGIPIGDAHVEYLQRFAAEAKKKGLRVDVDASSDRMQKKIRNAQKAKVPFMVIAGDEDMAAGAVSFRYRDGSQENGIPVEEAIAKIAQVVADRVQI, encoded by the coding sequence GTGTCCGACGTCCGTGTGATCATCCAACGCGATTCCGAGCGGGAAGAGCGCGTGGTGACGACGGGCACTACGGCCGCCGACCTCTTCGCCGGCGAGCGGACCATCGTCGCCGCCCGCGTGGCCGGAGAGCTGAAGGACCTCGCGTACGAGGTGAAGGACGGCGAGACCGTCGAGAGCGTGGAGATCTCCTCCGAGGACGGTCTCAACATCCTGCGCCACTCCACCGCGCACGTCATGGCCCAGGCGGTGCAGGAACTGTTCCCCGAGGCGAAGCTGGGCATCGGCCCGCCGGTCCGGGACGGGTTCTACTACGACTTCGACGTGGAGAAGCCGTTCACGCCCGAGGATCTCAAGGCCATCGAGAAGAAGATGCAGGAGATCCAGAAGCGCGGCCAGCGCTTCTCCCGCCGCGTCGTCTCCGACGAGGCGGCCCGCGAGGAACTGGCGAACGAGCCGTACAAGCTGGAGTTGATCGGCCTCAAGGGTTCGGCATCCTCCGACGACGGCGCGGACGTCGAGGTCGGCGCCGGCGAGCTGACGATCTACGACAACCTGGACGCCAAGACCGGTGACCTGTGCTGGAAGGACCTCTGCCGAGGCCCCCACCTCCCCACCACCCGCAACATCCCGGCGTTCAAGCTGATGCGCAACGCCGCCGCGTACTGGCGCGGCAGCGAGAAGAACCCGATGCTCCAGCGCATCTACGGCACCGCCTGGCCCTCCAAGGAGGAGCTGAAGGCGCACCTCGACTTCCTCGCCGAGGCCGAGAAGCGCGACCACCGCAAGCTGGGCAACGAACTCGACCTGTTCTCCATCCCGGACGAGATCGGCTCCGGCCTCGCCGTCTTCCACCCCAAGGGCGGCATCATCCGCCGGGTCATGGAGGACTACTCGCGCCGCCGGCACGAGGAGGAGGGCTACGAGTTCGTCTACACCCCGCACGCCACGAAGGGGAAGCTCTTCGAGGTCTCGGGCCACCTGGACTGGTACGCCGACGGCATGTACCCGCCCATGCAGCTCGACGAGGGCGTGGACTACTACCTCAAGCCCATGAACTGCCCGATGCACAACCTGATCTTCGACGCGCGCGGCCGCTCCTACCGTGAACTGCCGCTGCGCCTGTTCGAGTTCGGGACCGTGTACCGGTACGAGAAGTCGGGCGTCGTGCACGGCCTGACCCGGGCCCGCGGCTTCACCCAGGACGACGCGCACATCTACTGCACCCGTGAGCAGATGGCGGACGAACTCGACAAGACGCTCACCTTCGTCCTCAACCTGCTGCGCGACTACGGCCTCACCGACTTCTACCTGGAGCTGTCCACCAAGGACCCGGAGAAGTTCGTCGGCTCGGACGAGGCGTGGGAGGAGGCCACCGAGACGCTCCGCCAGGTCGCCGAGAAGCAGGGCCTCCCGCTGGTCCCGGACCCGGGCGGCGCCGCGTTCTACGGCCCGAAGATCTCCGTCCAGGCCAAGGACGCGATCGGCCGTACCTGGCAGATGTCCACGGTCCAGCTCGACTTCAACCTGCCCGAGCGCTTCGACCTGGAGTACACCGGCCCGGACGGCTCCAAGCAGCGTCCGGTCATGATCCACCGCGCGCTGTTCGGCTCGATCGAGCGCTTCTTCGCGGTGCTCCTGGAGCACTACGCGGGCGCCTTCCCGGCGTGGCTGGCCCCCGTCCAGGCCGTCGGCATCCCGATCGGCGACGCGCACGTGGAGTACCTGCAGAGGTTCGCCGCCGAGGCGAAGAAGAAGGGCCTCCGCGTCGACGTCGACGCCTCCTCCGACCGCATGCAGAAGAAGATCCGCAACGCCCAGAAGGCGAAGGTGCCCTTCATGGTCATCGCGGGCGACGAGGACATGGCGGCCGGTGCCGTCTCCTTCCGCTACCGCGACGGCTCGCAGGAGAACGGCATCCCCGTCGAGGAGGCCATCGCGAAGATCGCGCAGGTCGTGGCGGACCGCGTCCAGATCTGA
- a CDS encoding potassium channel family protein, which produces MDHDSRALSRGRRTGHVLTGASALFLASYAVRVLANDLPQRWLNLCLAVTVLCWAVFVLDYAMRWRLSGLGLKFVRVHWLDTIVLVLPLLRPLCVVQIHDAMQRGHDRPRLSLHARVAVYAGLSVTLLGFTGALAVYQHEHTAPNASIVTFGDAVWWTCATLATVGYGDVAPVTPMGRTIAVLLMACGLALLGTVTGSFGSWLIQVFMREDEQRPPES; this is translated from the coding sequence ATGGACCACGACAGCCGCGCGCTCTCCCGGGGGCGCCGCACGGGACACGTGCTCACCGGGGCGTCGGCCCTCTTCCTCGCCTCCTACGCGGTACGGGTACTGGCCAATGACCTCCCCCAGAGGTGGCTCAACCTCTGTCTCGCGGTGACGGTGCTGTGCTGGGCGGTCTTCGTCCTCGACTACGCGATGCGCTGGCGGCTCAGCGGGCTGGGCCTGAAGTTCGTGCGCGTCCACTGGCTGGACACCATCGTGCTCGTACTGCCGCTGCTGCGCCCCTTGTGTGTCGTGCAGATCCACGACGCCATGCAGCGTGGCCACGACCGGCCCCGGCTCTCGCTGCACGCGCGCGTTGCGGTCTACGCGGGCCTGTCCGTGACCCTGCTCGGCTTCACCGGCGCCCTCGCCGTCTACCAGCATGAACACACGGCGCCGAACGCGTCGATCGTCACGTTCGGCGACGCCGTCTGGTGGACCTGCGCCACGCTCGCCACGGTGGGGTACGGCGACGTCGCCCCCGTGACCCCGATGGGCCGGACGATCGCCGTCCTCCTCATGGCGTGCGGTCTGGCCCTGCTCGGCACGGTGACGGGGTCGTTCGGGTCGTGGCTGATCCAGGTGTTCATGCGGGAGGACGAGCAGAGGCCCCCGGAGAGCTGA
- a CDS encoding HIT family protein, whose translation MLHCMTSEPEQQIGVGTQDAFQRLWTPHRMAYIQGENKPTGPGAEDGCPFCSIPATSDEDGLVIRRGEHVYAVLNLYPYNGGHLMVVPYRHVADYTDLTVSETAELAELTKQSMTALRTASGAHGFNIGMNQGSVAGAGIAAHLHQHIVPRWGGDTNFMPVVGHTRILPQLLADTRKMLAEAWPTV comes from the coding sequence ATGCTGCACTGCATGACGAGTGAGCCGGAGCAGCAGATCGGAGTGGGGACGCAGGACGCGTTCCAGCGCCTGTGGACGCCCCATCGGATGGCGTACATCCAGGGCGAGAACAAGCCGACCGGTCCCGGGGCCGAAGACGGCTGTCCGTTCTGCTCGATCCCGGCCACATCGGATGAGGACGGCCTGGTCATCAGGCGCGGGGAGCACGTGTACGCGGTGCTCAACCTCTACCCGTACAACGGCGGCCACCTCATGGTCGTGCCCTACCGGCACGTCGCCGACTACACGGACCTCACCGTGTCGGAGACCGCTGAGCTGGCCGAGCTGACCAAGCAGTCCATGACCGCCCTGCGCACCGCCTCCGGCGCCCACGGCTTCAACATCGGCATGAACCAGGGTTCGGTCGCGGGAGCCGGCATCGCGGCCCACCTCCACCAGCACATCGTGCCGCGCTGGGGCGGCGACACCAATTTCATGCCGGTCGTCGGCCACACGCGGATCCTGCCGCAACTCCTGGCCGACACGAGGAAGATGCTGGCGGAGGCGTGGCCCACGGTGTGA